From Polynucleobacter difficilis, a single genomic window includes:
- a CDS encoding ABC transporter permease, with translation MKHAPFDYGSGFPTLLRKEVKRFYKVAFQTVAAPVLTAVLYLLIFGHVLEGKVEMYGHLSYTAFLIPGLVMMSLLQNAFANTSSSLIQSKITGNLVFVLLAPLSNLEFYAAYVLAAVVRGVVVGLGVFLITAWFVEPSFAYPIWIIVFAFLGAAILGSMGLVAGIWADKFDQLAAFQNFLIMPATMLSGVFYSIHTLPPVWQTISHFNPFFYMIDGFRYGFFGVSDVSPWMSFAIVGGFFVAVSLAALRMLKTGYKLRH, from the coding sequence ATGAAGCATGCTCCATTTGACTATGGCAGCGGCTTTCCGACGCTGCTTCGCAAAGAAGTAAAACGCTTTTATAAGGTGGCGTTTCAGACGGTGGCAGCGCCGGTACTGACCGCAGTACTCTACCTTTTGATTTTTGGCCACGTACTGGAAGGCAAGGTGGAGATGTATGGTCACCTGAGCTATACCGCCTTTTTGATTCCGGGCCTCGTGATGATGAGTCTGTTGCAAAATGCATTTGCGAATACCTCATCCTCTTTAATTCAATCCAAGATCACCGGCAATTTGGTTTTTGTTCTATTGGCGCCCTTAAGTAATCTAGAGTTTTATGCCGCCTATGTGCTGGCTGCAGTAGTGCGCGGCGTGGTGGTTGGCCTGGGCGTTTTCTTAATTACGGCTTGGTTTGTAGAGCCCAGCTTTGCATACCCAATTTGGATTATCGTTTTTGCTTTTCTGGGCGCGGCAATTTTAGGTAGCATGGGCTTAGTTGCTGGCATCTGGGCTGATAAGTTTGATCAACTGGCTGCCTTTCAGAATTTCTTGATCATGCCTGCGACGATGTTGTCAGGCGTTTTCTATTCCATTCATACCTTGCCGCCGGTGTGGCAAACCATATCCCATTTCAATCCCTTCTTTTATATGATTGATGGATTTCGCTATGGCTTTTTTGGCGTATCGGATGTTTCTCCGTGGATGAGCTTTGCCATCGTCGGTGGATTTTTTGTGGCGGTGTCGCTTGCTGCCTTGCGCATGCTTAAAACCGGGTATAAATTACGGCATTAA
- a CDS encoding ABC transporter ATP-binding protein, which yields MTSAISIKGISKQYGVLQALDDVSLQIHEGEFFGLLGPNGAGKTTLISILAGLCKPDHGSASIMGVDVQSTHREARRMLGVVPQELVFDPFFTVRETLRFQSGYFGIRNNDAWIDEIMANLDLTGKADSNMRSLSGGMKRRVLVAQALVHRPPVIVLDEPTAGVDVELRQSLWQFISRLNQDGHTIVLTTHYLEEAEALCQRIAMLKQGKVVALDTTANLLSRFGGAKKENGEAADLEDVFVHIMSGNAA from the coding sequence ATGACTTCGGCAATATCGATTAAAGGCATATCAAAGCAGTACGGCGTCTTGCAAGCCTTAGACGACGTTTCCCTTCAAATCCATGAAGGTGAGTTCTTTGGTCTTCTTGGTCCTAACGGTGCTGGCAAAACAACCCTCATCTCCATTTTGGCTGGGCTGTGTAAGCCGGATCATGGCAGCGCTTCAATCATGGGCGTTGATGTGCAGTCGACCCACCGCGAAGCGCGCCGCATGCTGGGTGTGGTGCCACAAGAATTGGTTTTTGATCCCTTCTTTACGGTACGCGAAACCTTACGCTTTCAGTCGGGCTACTTTGGTATTCGCAATAACGATGCGTGGATCGATGAGATCATGGCCAACTTAGACTTGACTGGTAAAGCCGATAGCAATATGCGCTCCCTCTCGGGCGGCATGAAACGCCGTGTCTTGGTCGCGCAAGCGCTAGTGCACCGCCCGCCGGTGATCGTTCTGGATGAGCCAACGGCCGGAGTGGATGTGGAGTTACGCCAATCCCTGTGGCAATTTATTAGCAGACTCAATCAGGATGGGCACACCATCGTATTGACCACCCATTATTTAGAAGAGGCTGAGGCCTTGTGTCAGCGCATTGCGATGCTAAAGCAAGGGAAGGTAGTGGCATTAGATACCACAGCTAATTTACTGTCTCGGTTTGGCGGTGCAAAAAAAGAAAATGGCGAGGCAGCGGATTTAGAGGATGTCTTTGTTCACATCATGTCTGGAAACGCAGCATGA